The DNA window GAGTTAATTTTGTCGTATTTCCGGCATTGGGAACGGCATTCACGGATCCTTCGGTTTTTGCACTTTCGTCTTCACAGTTCGGTAGCCTGTTTCTTCCGCAGGTGGTTTGTATCATCATTTCATGCCTGTCAGCACCATTTCTTGTCAACAGATTCGGGCCTAAGATCATCCTGGCATCCGGTATTCTTCTTATGATCATTTCCACAGGAGTTTTATGGTCTTTACAGTTTTTCATGCATGATAAAAGCCTGCTCTTTCCTGTTCTTATGGTGCTGGTGGCCTTCACAGGTTCCGGGTTCGGGCTTTCCATTACAACCCTGAATCCCCTGGCGGCAAGCCTGTTTAAAGACAATCCTTCATCAGCCATTCTCATTCTGCAGTTTCTGGTGGGGTTGGGAACGTCTGCCTCACCCCTTATGATGAGTGTTGCCGGTGATGTGCACCGCTGGATGTATGTCCCCGGAATTATTGTTCTCGCAGTAGGTTTTTCTCTTATTGCTTTTCTGTTTATCAGTCTCCCTAAAGAGCAATTTTTTGAACTTCCGGCAAAGCTTCGGATTCCGGTTAAATTATGGCTGTTTTTCGGAGTTATTGTCTTGTATGGATTTATTGAAGGGACTTTTGGCAGTTTCGGGACAATTATATTAAAAGGCCGCGGGCTGAGCAATTCAGAAGCCAGCCTCGGACTGTCGCTTTTCTGGGGTGGGATTGCCGTTAACCGTTTGCTATTCGGTATTTTTGCGAGGAAACATGACCTGTCGTTGATTTATCTGCTTTCACCACTTGGTGTAGGGACAGCCATTGTGTTGCTGCTGATATTTTCCGGAGCCGGATGGATCCTGTCGCTGATGTTCGTTACAGGATTTTTCATGGGAAGCATATTTCCCGGAACGATAGGATGGGGTACCGTGGAATTTCCTACGCTGACGGTCATGGTGTCTGGGTTTCTTATGGCGGCGAATCAGGTGGGCACCGGTATTGTAACCAATGTCTTAGGTCACTTTACCAGCCGGACTTCCTTTATTCTTGAAGCATTGGTCATTCTGGCTGCACTGATCTGCATGTGCCTTTTCCTGCTGAAGAACCACTCGAAAATAAAGGAAGCATTTTAAAACGGGACAGTATTAAAACCATATCGGTATCAGACCTGGATCTTTCTTATCCTACGTCAACAGCACGTCCCGGCGCCTGATGTACCTTTGTACCATATAATAAAAGATATGAAAACAGTTTATCATAAAGCAGATTCAAGAGGCCATGCCGATCACGGATGGCTGAACAGTTACCACACCTTCAGTTTTGCCGGATACCAGAACAGGGACAGGATGAACTTTGGTGTACTGAGAGTATTGAATGATGATACCGTTACCCAGGGAATGGGATTCGGTACACACCCGCACCGTGATATGGAAATCATTTCCATTCCGCTGGAAGGTGACCTGGAGCATAAAGATTCTATGGGCACAACGGCCGTGATCAGAAAAGGTGAAATACAGGTGATGAGTGCCGGAACGGGTTTGATGCACAGTGAATATAACAAAAACAAGGATGTACCCGTAAAGTTTTTGCAGATTTGGGTTTTTCCGCGTGAAACAGGCGTTCAGCCAAGATATGACCAGAAAAGCATTAAAGAAGGTGAGAAGATCAACGGTTTCCAGCAGATCTTATCACCGGATAAAAATGATGACGGAGTATGGATCCATCAGGATGCCTGGTTCAATCTGGCTCATTTTACGAAAGGAAACGGCAAAAATTATATGCTGAACAAAAAAGGGAATGGTGTTTATGTTTTTGTATTGAAAGGCAGTGCCAGGATCGGCGACAGAGTCCTGAATGAAAGGGATGGATTAGGAATCTGGGACACCCAGAGTTTCAATATTGAAGCTGTGGAAGACGCAGAAATCCTGTTAATGGAAGTTCCGATGGAATTACCCGAGTACCTGAAATAGCAATATGGTGTATTCCTAACGAATGTTCGGGAAATTAAAATAAATGATAATTTATGCAAATCTATATTGTGTATTTGGATATACTTCCTATATTTGCATTGAATTATACATAAAATGAACACGTTTTTCAACCTTATTATTGTCATTATCATTATTGGATCCCAATAATGCGAGGTGGCGTATAAATAATAATGTATAAAATATTTTCAACCATCCTCGCATGAGGGTGGTTTTTTTATGGTCAGAATTTAAATTAAAACAGCAATACATGTATTACAATGAGAACAGCGTCCTCTATTTTAACGGGGAATATGTAAAGGCAGCAGAAGCAAAGACAGACTTGTACAGCCAGTCCCTGCACTATGGCTATGCCGTTTTTGAAGGCATAAAATCTTATGGGACGGCTCAGGGAACAAAGATCTTTAAAGCAAAAGAACATTATGAAAGGCTGAAAAGATCAGCAGAACTGATGCTGATGCCTTTTGACTATACAGCCAAAGAAATGGTGCAGATCACGTATGAACTGCTTGAAAAAAACGGGCTTTCCAATGCGTATATCCGTCCTATTGTAGTTTGTTCACCCAATATGTCCCTCTCAAAAGGTAGAGAAAGCTATCTCGCTATTGAAGTATGGAATTGGGATAACGGCTACTTGGCTAATCAGATGAATGTAATGACTTCCTCCTTTGAGAGGCCGAATCCAAAAGCGTTTAAAGTAGAGGC is part of the Chryseobacterium camelliae genome and encodes:
- the ilvE gene encoding branched-chain-amino-acid transaminase, with protein sequence MYYNENSVLYFNGEYVKAAEAKTDLYSQSLHYGYAVFEGIKSYGTAQGTKIFKAKEHYERLKRSAELMLMPFDYTAKEMVQITYELLEKNGLSNAYIRPIVVCSPNMSLSKGRESYLAIEVWNWDNGYLANQMNVMTSSFERPNPKAFKVEAKVSGHYVNSILACQEAKDKGFDEAVVLDHEGFVAESSGANVFYEKDGVLFTPPKGSILPGITRATVFEICDALGIPYTEKHFTPEEMRGSDAAFFCGTAAEIVALGSMDSVPFSLSWEDTLSSTVQKAYRHLVMEEDYSYLKSQLKLKYA
- a CDS encoding pirin family protein, whose product is MKTVYHKADSRGHADHGWLNSYHTFSFAGYQNRDRMNFGVLRVLNDDTVTQGMGFGTHPHRDMEIISIPLEGDLEHKDSMGTTAVIRKGEIQVMSAGTGLMHSEYNKNKDVPVKFLQIWVFPRETGVQPRYDQKSIKEGEKINGFQQILSPDKNDDGVWIHQDAWFNLAHFTKGNGKNYMLNKKGNGVYVFVLKGSARIGDRVLNERDGLGIWDTQSFNIEAVEDAEILLMEVPMELPEYLK
- a CDS encoding MFS transporter, which codes for MKPELVKTGLVFLIAFLTGVNFVVFPALGTAFTDPSVFALSSSQFGSLFLPQVVCIIISCLSAPFLVNRFGPKIILASGILLMIISTGVLWSLQFFMHDKSLLFPVLMVLVAFTGSGFGLSITTLNPLAASLFKDNPSSAILILQFLVGLGTSASPLMMSVAGDVHRWMYVPGIIVLAVGFSLIAFLFISLPKEQFFELPAKLRIPVKLWLFFGVIVLYGFIEGTFGSFGTIILKGRGLSNSEASLGLSLFWGGIAVNRLLFGIFARKHDLSLIYLLSPLGVGTAIVLLLIFSGAGWILSLMFVTGFFMGSIFPGTIGWGTVEFPTLTVMVSGFLMAANQVGTGIVTNVLGHFTSRTSFILEALVILAALICMCLFLLKNHSKIKEAF